In a single window of the Desulfovibrio mangrovi genome:
- a CDS encoding F0F1 ATP synthase subunit gamma, producing MQGLQALSKRIHTATELLGVVKTMKSLAAVNIRHFEQAARSLEEYAAVVEMGWHVFLRGQGASQRFPVSGTAVVLAVGSDQGMCGQFNEVVLERTLEEGRLLRDSGLSVVLWGVGERIRLGLEDAGFPPAQTFPLPGTLSGVNAVVGGIVQHMAEHVPESSAHRLHVVFNAPAGGQGYAVCHERVLPLDREWGQRVLDRKWPGRCLPQRGASAPVLFAGLFEQHLFVSLYGAVARSLAAENAARLSSMQAAEKNIMEMLDELHAAFRDARQSAITGELLDITAGFEALMGS from the coding sequence ATGCAGGGATTGCAAGCTCTCTCCAAGCGCATTCATACGGCGACGGAACTGCTCGGAGTGGTGAAGACCATGAAGAGTCTGGCGGCTGTGAATATACGTCATTTCGAGCAGGCTGCGCGATCGTTGGAAGAATACGCTGCGGTGGTGGAGATGGGCTGGCATGTGTTTTTGCGTGGGCAGGGGGCTTCTCAGCGTTTTCCGGTGTCCGGCACTGCCGTGGTGCTGGCCGTGGGGTCTGATCAGGGCATGTGCGGGCAGTTCAATGAGGTTGTGCTGGAAAGGACATTGGAAGAGGGCAGGCTGTTGCGTGATTCGGGGCTTTCCGTCGTCCTGTGGGGAGTGGGGGAGCGGATCCGGTTGGGGCTGGAGGATGCAGGTTTTCCCCCCGCTCAGACATTTCCCCTGCCCGGCACCTTGTCCGGAGTGAATGCCGTGGTCGGGGGCATAGTGCAGCATATGGCCGAGCATGTGCCCGAGAGTAGCGCGCATAGGCTGCACGTGGTGTTCAATGCCCCTGCAGGCGGGCAGGGATATGCCGTGTGTCATGAACGCGTCCTGCCTCTGGACAGGGAATGGGGACAGCGTGTGCTTGACCGCAAATGGCCCGGACGATGCCTGCCGCAACGTGGAGCGTCTGCCCCCGTGCTGTTCGCGGGACTGTTCGAGCAGCATCTTTTCGTATCCTTGTACGGAGCCGTTGCCCGGTCACTGGCAGCGGAAAACGCCGCACGGCTCTCTTCCATGCAGGCGGCCGAAAAGAACATCATGGAGATGCTGGACGAATTGCACGCGGCATTCCGCGATGCCCGCCAGTCCGCAATTACCGGTGAATTGCTTGATATCACCGCAGGGTTTGAGGCCCTTATGGGGAGTTGA
- a CDS encoding F0F1 ATP synthase subunit alpha, protein MSGEFLEKTINEALDAVAEGIAGYSPELGPQEVGRIISVVQGVVQAEGLGSVRSEELLMLGSGVPGLVLDILPDKVGIALLGTGDTLMAGDEVERTGSVLDIPVGEALIGRVVDPLGRPLDGRGPVSCTERLPVEREAPPILHRAPVNAPLQTGLKVLDTLIPIGRGQRELILGDRQTGKTAIALDLICNQPQGDVVCIYCAISQRSSSVARTLAEMERRGAMAYSFAVVVEGGDSPGMQYIAPYSATAMGEYFMRQGRDVLVVYDDLTRHAQAYRQLSLLLRRPPGREAFPGDIFYIHSRLLERSTRLKAEHGGGTLTALPIIETEAQNLSAYIPTNLISITDGQIYLNPDLFHKAILPAVDVGKSVSRVGGRAQLPGYAKVAGELRLTYSQFQELEAFARFGTRLDEDTRTKLEHGRRVREILKQDRFSPLTPGEQVAVLLAVAEGLFDALPVERMGDAQAVVIKAAADTFGDVERLARAQGKQDPVWQQAIGAFAAALAAMEK, encoded by the coding sequence ATGAGCGGTGAGTTTCTTGAAAAGACCATCAACGAGGCGCTTGATGCGGTAGCCGAGGGGATTGCCGGTTACAGCCCCGAGCTCGGGCCGCAGGAAGTGGGCCGCATCATTTCCGTGGTTCAGGGCGTTGTTCAGGCCGAAGGACTTGGTTCCGTCCGGTCAGAAGAGCTTCTCATGCTCGGTTCCGGTGTTCCCGGTCTGGTGCTGGATATTCTGCCGGACAAGGTGGGCATCGCGTTGCTCGGCACCGGGGACACCCTGATGGCTGGTGATGAAGTGGAGCGTACGGGGAGCGTTCTCGATATTCCGGTGGGAGAAGCGCTCATCGGGAGAGTGGTGGACCCGCTCGGCAGGCCGCTGGATGGCCGGGGCCCTGTTTCCTGCACCGAGCGCCTGCCCGTGGAACGCGAAGCACCGCCGATTCTGCATCGTGCGCCCGTGAATGCCCCTTTGCAGACCGGTTTGAAGGTGCTTGATACGCTCATTCCCATCGGGCGGGGGCAGCGCGAGCTGATCCTGGGCGACCGTCAGACCGGCAAAACGGCCATTGCGCTGGATTTGATATGCAATCAGCCACAGGGAGACGTGGTGTGCATCTACTGCGCCATCAGCCAGCGCAGTTCCAGTGTGGCCCGCACTCTTGCGGAAATGGAGCGTCGCGGGGCCATGGCCTATTCGTTTGCCGTGGTGGTGGAAGGCGGCGATTCACCTGGAATGCAGTATATAGCCCCTTATTCGGCAACAGCCATGGGGGAATATTTCATGCGGCAGGGGCGGGATGTGCTCGTGGTCTATGACGATCTTACCCGTCATGCGCAGGCATACCGCCAATTGTCGTTGCTGTTGCGCCGTCCCCCCGGGCGCGAGGCGTTTCCCGGCGATATTTTCTACATCCATTCGCGGCTGCTTGAACGTTCCACGCGCCTCAAGGCGGAGCACGGAGGCGGCACGCTCACCGCGCTGCCCATTATCGAGACTGAGGCTCAGAACCTCTCGGCCTATATTCCAACTAACCTTATTTCCATTACGGACGGCCAGATATATCTCAATCCAGATTTGTTCCATAAGGCCATTCTTCCGGCCGTGGATGTGGGCAAGTCCGTTTCCCGCGTGGGCGGACGGGCGCAATTGCCGGGATATGCCAAGGTCGCCGGGGAATTGCGTCTTACCTATTCGCAGTTTCAGGAACTGGAAGCCTTTGCACGTTTCGGTACCCGACTGGATGAGGACACCAGAACTAAGCTGGAGCACGGGCGCAGGGTGCGTGAGATTCTCAAGCAGGACAGGTTCTCGCCGCTGACGCCGGGTGAACAGGTTGCCGTGCTACTGGCCGTTGCGGAAGGATTGTTCGACGCCTTGCCTGTGGAAAGGATGGGCGATGCGCAGGCCGTGGTCATCAAGGCCGCAGCGGATACGTTTGGCGATGTGGAGCGTCTGGCACGGGCGCAGGGCAAGCAGGACCCAGTCTGGCAACAGGCAATTGGGGCGTTTGCAGCGGCTCTGGCGGCCATGGAGAAGTGA
- the atpF gene encoding F0F1 ATP synthase subunit B, with amino-acid sequence MLVDWFTVAVQAVNFLILVFLLKRFLYGPIMQAMDERQKRVADEVRKAHDARQEAQEHAGAMRQQRDELEQAGEAIMAEARDKADAWLEGALEEARNAVAGERATWLQAVERERRTMAGRVRQGIAEEVVSLSGKVLRDLADEGLEERLIASFVRRLEVYEGDVCPPPSSGSPEGDFLNEPPAGAEGSGYIEAPVSGAEVGMPEADMPEGDSGSDDGAEQDMAAVYSPVIRLGFSLSDSAQAELCDAVVRRFPDCGEPEIRLEPELGFGLALLVHDRKWEWSLKAYLEGVEDEILSVLSGADTGR; translated from the coding sequence ATGCTGGTGGATTGGTTCACCGTGGCGGTTCAGGCCGTTAACTTCCTGATCCTCGTTTTTCTGCTGAAACGCTTTCTGTATGGCCCGATCATGCAGGCCATGGACGAGCGGCAGAAGCGGGTCGCTGACGAAGTGCGCAAAGCGCATGATGCACGGCAGGAAGCGCAGGAGCACGCGGGAGCCATGCGTCAGCAACGGGATGAGCTTGAGCAGGCCGGTGAGGCTATTATGGCCGAGGCGCGGGATAAGGCTGACGCATGGCTGGAGGGCGCGTTGGAAGAGGCCCGGAATGCTGTAGCGGGGGAGCGCGCGACATGGCTGCAGGCTGTGGAGCGTGAGCGTCGGACCATGGCCGGACGCGTGCGTCAGGGCATCGCGGAGGAGGTTGTCTCACTTTCCGGAAAGGTGCTTCGCGATCTTGCGGACGAAGGGCTGGAGGAACGGCTGATCGCAAGCTTTGTGCGAAGGTTGGAGGTCTATGAAGGGGATGTATGTCCTCCGCCATCCTCTGGCAGCCCGGAGGGGGATTTCTTGAACGAGCCGCCCGCCGGTGCGGAAGGCTCCGGATACATTGAGGCCCCGGTTTCAGGTGCTGAGGTGGGGATGCCGGAAGCGGACATGCCCGAAGGGGACAGCGGCTCGGATGATGGCGCGGAGCAGGACATGGCTGCCGTGTATTCTCCTGTGATACGCCTCGGCTTTTCCTTGAGCGATTCGGCGCAGGCTGAGCTTTGTGATGCCGTGGTCAGGCGTTTTCCCGATTGCGGCGAACCAGAGATTCGTCTCGAACCGGAATTGGGCTTTGGTCTGGCGTTGCTGGTTCATGACCGGAAGTGGGAATGGTCTCTGAAGGCCTATCTTGAAGGTGTTGAAGACGAGATACTGTCGGTGCTGAGTGGCGCGGACACTGGGCGGTAG
- a CDS encoding F0F1 ATP synthase subunit C, whose product MDTMGWIAVGSVLAAGICMGLGAIGSAIGEGIALSRALSSIAQQPDETNTIIKFLFVGMAMVESTGIYCLVLSMILLFANPFWAYFLEKAGG is encoded by the coding sequence ATGGACACAATGGGCTGGATTGCTGTGGGATCGGTTCTCGCAGCGGGCATCTGTATGGGGCTGGGCGCCATCGGATCTGCCATCGGCGAGGGCATTGCGTTGTCGCGGGCGTTGAGTTCCATCGCTCAGCAGCCGGATGAAACCAACACCATCATCAAGTTCTTGTTCGTGGGCATGGCCATGGTGGAATCGACGGGCATCTATTGTTTGGTCCTGTCCATGATTCTGCTCTTCGCCAACCCGTTTTGGGCATACTTTCTGGAAAAGGCGGGCGGCTAG
- a CDS encoding F0F1 ATP synthase subunit A: MEISPDSIEYTRWGLAVLNATILYTWGVMLLIVLFSWSVVRRLTSSTDFDFCQNLLEVLVGNLLNQIEDATRQNPARFLPFLGTLFIFILVSNILTFVPGFKPPTGSLSTTTALALCVFFAVPYYGIREHGLKNYLAGYLQPTPFLLPFNIFGELSRTVALALRLFGNIMSGSMMGAILLLLAPLFVPVVMQLVGLLIGVVQAYIFTMLAAVFIASGMEAHTETAKRKQKE, translated from the coding sequence ATGGAGATCAGCCCTGACAGTATCGAATACACCAGATGGGGCTTGGCTGTTCTTAACGCCACCATTCTTTATACGTGGGGGGTGATGCTCCTCATCGTGCTTTTCTCATGGTCGGTGGTCAGGCGGTTGACCAGTTCGACGGATTTCGACTTTTGTCAGAACCTGCTTGAAGTGCTGGTGGGCAACCTGCTGAACCAGATAGAAGATGCTACAAGGCAGAACCCCGCACGTTTTCTCCCATTTCTGGGAACCCTGTTCATCTTTATTCTCGTAAGCAACATCCTTACGTTTGTGCCGGGATTCAAGCCCCCCACGGGGTCTTTGTCCACCACCACGGCCCTTGCGTTGTGCGTATTCTTTGCCGTGCCGTATTACGGTATTCGGGAACATGGGCTGAAGAATTATCTGGCGGGGTATCTCCAGCCGACTCCCTTCCTGCTGCCTTTCAATATTTTCGGGGAGTTGTCCCGCACTGTGGCGCTTGCCCTGCGCCTCTTCGGCAACATCATGAGCGGCAGCATGATGGGGGCCATTCTCCTGCTGCTCGCGCCCTTGTTCGTGCCGGTTGTCATGCAGCTGGTAGGGCTGCTTATCGGTGTGGTGCAGGCCTATATTTTTACAATGCTTGCGGCTGTGTTCATCGCTTCCGGTATGGAGGCGCATACTGAAACCGCCAAACGGAAACAGAAGGAGTGA
- a CDS encoding ATP synthase subunit I encodes MVETAAALGGHWSSAFLMGLVVGSALAVCHFGALWVSLRYVPRISRPRLWFWLCFLVRYFVTLGGMSSLIGSGPAIAAACIGFYGIRMVMLPRLCGINS; translated from the coding sequence ATGGTTGAAACAGCGGCAGCTCTTGGCGGACACTGGAGTAGCGCCTTCCTCATGGGGCTTGTTGTGGGGAGCGCGCTTGCCGTTTGTCATTTCGGAGCGCTTTGGGTTTCGCTGCGGTATGTGCCGCGCATTTCGCGTCCGCGTTTGTGGTTCTGGTTGTGTTTTCTGGTGCGGTATTTCGTGACGCTTGGCGGCATGTCGTCGCTTATTGGCAGCGGACCTGCCATTGCTGCAGCCTGTATCGGCTTCTACGGCATCAGGATGGTCATGCTGCCCAGGCTGTGCGGCATCAATTCCTGA